The Pseudomonadota bacterium genome has a segment encoding these proteins:
- a CDS encoding sigma-54 dependent transcriptional regulator encodes MDRANILIVEDEDTQRSLLGGFLTKEGYSVKEAGDGKTAIERFKEEVLDIALLDYKLPDTDGLSLLKEFKEINPEVEIIMITAFGSIENAVNALKAGAAEYLTKPIDLDDLIFKLKKIEEKRHLVRENMVLKETLRDRLKAENFIYSCEKMQNVVSLVVRIAKTDSTCLIRGESGVGKEVIVNLVHGLSERLNQPLVKVNCAAIPDTLLESELFGYEKGAFTGAYQRKAGKFELANKGTIFLDEIGDIPLLLQSKLLRAIQEREVERLGGLRPVGVDVRIITATNKNLEEEVKKGAFREDLFYRLNVVAIDIPPLRERKEDIPLFLDFFLKKYNDRHKKTIKGFTKEARDTLIKYDFPGNVRELENIIERAVVLTRGEYISKEDLPSLAEGEQSVTEGTIRDVVGATERKMIMEALTKADWVQTRAASIIGISERMLRYKIKKYNIAR; translated from the coding sequence ATGGATCGGGCAAATATATTAATTGTTGAGGACGAGGATACACAGAGATCGCTCCTTGGAGGTTTTTTAACAAAAGAAGGTTATTCAGTAAAGGAAGCCGGAGATGGGAAGACAGCAATCGAAAGGTTTAAGGAAGAAGTTCTTGATATTGCTTTGCTCGATTATAAACTGCCCGATACGGATGGCCTCTCTCTTCTCAAAGAGTTTAAAGAAATAAATCCTGAAGTGGAAATAATCATGATTACAGCCTTTGGAAGCATAGAAAATGCGGTGAATGCTTTGAAGGCAGGTGCTGCTGAATATTTAACAAAGCCCATAGATCTTGACGATCTGATTTTTAAGTTGAAAAAGATAGAAGAAAAGCGGCACTTAGTGCGTGAGAATATGGTGCTGAAGGAAACGCTGAGAGACAGGCTTAAAGCTGAAAACTTTATTTATTCCTGCGAAAAGATGCAAAATGTTGTAAGTCTTGTTGTAAGAATTGCAAAAACAGATTCTACCTGCCTTATTCGAGGTGAGAGCGGTGTGGGAAAAGAGGTTATCGTTAACCTTGTCCATGGTTTAAGCGAGAGGCTGAACCAGCCCCTCGTAAAAGTAAATTGTGCTGCAATACCCGACACTTTACTTGAGAGCGAGCTCTTCGGATACGAAAAAGGTGCATTTACAGGGGCTTATCAAAGAAAGGCGGGTAAATTTGAGCTGGCAAACAAAGGGACAATCTTTCTCGATGAAATAGGCGATATACCGCTTCTGCTCCAATCAAAATTGCTGAGGGCAATACAGGAAAGGGAGGTTGAACGGCTGGGCGGGCTGCGCCCTGTAGGGGTAGATGTGAGGATTATAACGGCAACCAATAAAAATCTTGAAGAAGAGGTTAAGAAGGGAGCCTTCAGGGAAGACCTTTTCTACAGATTGAATGTAGTTGCTATTGATATACCTCCTTTGAGGGAGAGAAAGGAGGACATCCCGCTTTTTCTCGATTTTTTCCTTAAAAAATATAATGACAGGCATAAGAAAACAATTAAGGGATTTACAAAAGAAGCAAGGGACACACTGATAAAATATGATTTTCCAGGTAATGTAAGAGAACTTGAGAATATAATCGAAAGGGCTGTCGTGCTTACAAGAGGCGAATATATATCAAAGGAGGATTTGCCGTCTCTGGCTGAAGGCGAACAGTCTGTTACGGAAGGAACTATCAGGGATGTGGTTGGGGCGACAGAAAGGAAGATGATAATGGAAGCCCTCACGAAAGCCGACTGGGTCCAGACAAGGGCTGCGTCAATTATAGGAATAAGTGAACGTATGCTTCGGTATAAGATAAAGAAGTATAATATTGCAAGATAA
- a CDS encoding class I SAM-dependent methyltransferase has translation MNLFVRKKRRIDDDPRIYVKKDISIEDFIRVNDQSYEYREKALPAALTVEFWKDSGLVNFLSDDRFLKSEILDVGCGSGEIDIIIAARGYSITAIDISPYAIQLANKLADNFPEYKERLSFLVGNIEQIDFNKKFSSAIISHALEHVINPEKMMEKVINLLNPGSYILVAVPNKKAWNDRTHLRHFSKRSLTKFLSQYSHELDIKIDKIEKMIFAVLRIPDN, from the coding sequence TTGAACTTATTTGTAAGAAAAAAACGCAGAATCGATGACGATCCAAGAATTTATGTAAAAAAAGATATATCTATAGAAGATTTTATACGAGTTAATGACCAGTCGTACGAGTATAGAGAGAAGGCGCTCCCTGCTGCTTTAACAGTTGAATTCTGGAAAGACAGCGGTCTTGTAAATTTTTTATCGGACGACCGTTTTTTAAAAAGTGAAATTCTTGATGTCGGATGCGGCAGCGGTGAGATAGATATCATTATAGCCGCCAGGGGTTACAGTATTACGGCTATTGATATATCGCCATATGCAATACAACTGGCAAACAAACTTGCAGATAATTTTCCGGAATACAAGGAAAGGCTTAGTTTTTTAGTCGGCAACATCGAACAGATTGATTTCAATAAGAAATTTTCATCGGCCATCATTTCTCATGCCCTTGAACATGTAATTAATCCGGAGAAGATGATGGAAAAGGTTATCAACCTTTTAAATCCCGGATCGTATATTTTAGTGGCAGTCCCGAACAAAAAAGCATGGAACGACAGGACCCACTTACGACATTTCAGTAAACGAAGTCTAACAAAATTCCTTTCTCAATATTCACATGAACTGGACATTAAAATAGATAAAATAGAAAAAATGATTTTTGCAGTGTTAAGGATTCCTGATAACTAA
- a CDS encoding HAD family hydrolase: MKKVVSFDLDGTLVSAGFGDMVWNHGIPESYAKKYSIPFDDARTLIMKEYASVGDSSILWYNIDYWLKRFDLSVTADELLKKYESFIEPITGAEEVIERLKEEYILIIASNAARIFVEKELEYTNLARYFSHSISATTDYNMVKKETAFYEKICSMLSVLPEEIIHVGDHEIFDFQVPSDMGIEAYYFKNYKSGKEGQGSGENNGRVINSLLELLDKL; the protein is encoded by the coding sequence ATGAAAAAGGTAGTCTCATTCGACCTTGACGGAACTCTCGTCAGTGCCGGATTCGGGGATATGGTGTGGAATCATGGCATACCCGAATCTTATGCGAAAAAGTATTCAATACCCTTTGACGATGCAAGGACGCTAATTATGAAAGAATATGCGTCTGTCGGCGATTCCAGCATCCTCTGGTACAATATAGATTACTGGCTGAAGAGGTTTGACTTAAGTGTTACGGCAGACGAACTCCTGAAAAAGTATGAATCATTTATTGAGCCTATTACCGGCGCAGAAGAGGTTATCGAAAGATTAAAAGAAGAATACATACTTATCATAGCCTCTAATGCAGCCCGTATATTTGTTGAGAAAGAGCTTGAATATACAAACCTTGCCCGCTACTTCAGCCATAGCATTTCAGCAACGACAGATTATAATATGGTAAAAAAAGAAACGGCATTCTATGAAAAGATATGCAGTATGCTGAGTGTGTTGCCTGAAGAGATTATACATGTGGGAGACCATGAAATCTTTGATTTTCAAGTCCCATCAGACATGGGAATAGAGGCATACTACTTCAAAAATTATAAATCCGGGAAAGAGGGCCAGGGATCAGGAGAAAATAACGGAAGAGTTATTAACAGCCTGTTGGAGCTTCTGGATAAGTTATGA